TCGATTTCGTCAGCAATCGAAGTAAAAATAATGGGGTCGGTGGGTGTTCCTTCAGCCATCAGGGTTGCTCCACGTGCAATAAGTAATGCGGTGGCATTGGGTCCTGTACCGGCTTCGCCTTTAATAATTACACCAGGTTCAATGGTCAGGGTAACCCCGGATAACACAGCGATTCTTCCTCCCAGTGTGTATGTTTTACCTGTTTCCCAGGTAGTATCCTCGCTAATATTAGCGCTTACCATAACCTTGGTCTCTGGCTCAGGTTCCGGATCGGTATTCTCATCACAGGAAATGGTAAAAACGGACAGAAGGGCCAGAAGTAAAAGAACATTCAGTGACTTTTTCATTTTGTAATTTTTTTCAAATTGGATTTCGGTTTAACTGCAACAAAAGTAGAAGGCAAATCTTAAGGGAATGTTAGCTTATAGTTACCCCAATCTATACCAGGTTTTCGTGTTCTGAGAGTGAATCGCCCGGTGACACATAAAGTAATGATATAGAATCTGTTACGACCAGTTGAAAAAAGTGCTGTAAAGGCCTTTAACTGCAACTTAATCTTTAAGTAATCAAATCTTAACTGTTTCCTAACAATTGGATTTTACTTTTGGAGCATGATCGAGAACAGCAAAATATTAATCGTTGATGATGAAGCCGATATCATCGAGTTTTTGCAATTCAATTTTCAGAATGAGGGCTTTGAAGTGAAAACCGCAAACAATGGAAAATCGGCGGTTGAACTGGCTTTAGAGTATAAGCCCCAGGTGATTCTGATGGATGTTATGATGCCTGTGTTGGATGGTATTGAGGCCTGCAGGGAGATCCGGAACCACGTGGCGACCTACAATCCTCTTATTACCCTGCTTACAGCCAGGGGGGAAGATTATTCCCAGCTGGCAGGATTTGAAGCCGGAGCTGATGATTATGTCGTGAAACCTATAAGTCCGAAAGTCCTGATTGCCCGGACAAAATCTCTTCTGAAAATGAAAAACGGTTCCGTATATCCTTTGTCTGAGGAAACCCGTCTGGAGAACGATCTGGTTATTAACAGGGAGTATTATTCGGTTACTAAAAATCGCAGAGAAATTCAGTTTCCACGGAAAGAATTTGAAATTCTCTCCCTGATGGCTTCCAGGCCCAATCGATTATTTAGCAGGGATGAGATTTTCAATCATATCTGGGGGGCGGACACCATTGTTGGTGAGCGGACCATGGACGTATACATCCGGAAGATACGCAGCAAAATAGGTGATAATTATATCAAAACCATTAAAGGTGTGGGATATAAATTCGTGCAATAAAACAACAATAAAATAGAAAAAATGAAAAAATTATTATTTGTAATGGCTTTGGTTTTCAGTATCACTCAGATGGGTGCCACTGAGCCCGAAAACAGTTCAGCCCCGGCAAAAACCAATCAAATTGAAGGTTTTGTCACAGATCACGTGACTGGTGAAGCACTGGTAGGTGTATGTTTGAAGCTCAAGGGCAGCGATAAGAAGACCTATACGGATCTTCAGGGTAATTTTAAAATTGAAGATGTTGCCCCGGGAACCTATGACATAGATATCGATTATGTGTCCTACAAGGACCTTACTTTGAAAAGTGTTTCCACAGCATCCG
The sequence above is a segment of the Bacteroidales bacterium genome. Coding sequences within it:
- a CDS encoding carboxypeptidase-like regulatory domain-containing protein, with product MKKLLFVMALVFSITQMGATEPENSSAPAKTNQIEGFVTDHVTGEALVGVCLKLKGSDKKTYTDLQGNFKIEDVAPGTYDIDIDYVSYKDLTLKSVSTASADLRLKVELESAHAL
- a CDS encoding response regulator transcription factor, translating into MIENSKILIVDDEADIIEFLQFNFQNEGFEVKTANNGKSAVELALEYKPQVILMDVMMPVLDGIEACREIRNHVATYNPLITLLTARGEDYSQLAGFEAGADDYVVKPISPKVLIARTKSLLKMKNGSVYPLSEETRLENDLVINREYYSVTKNRREIQFPRKEFEILSLMASRPNRLFSRDEIFNHIWGADTIVGERTMDVYIRKIRSKIGDNYIKTIKGVGYKFVQ